A genomic region of Oncorhynchus mykiss isolate Arlee chromosome 2, USDA_OmykA_1.1, whole genome shotgun sequence contains the following coding sequences:
- the LOC118937627 gene encoding serine/threonine-protein phosphatase 6 regulatory ankyrin repeat subunit A-like: protein MDLQLVSEDLEKAVSTAVGQDKHGTDILNDSDVRAPISPLHLAAYHSHHHAMEVLVQSLLDLDVRDSQGRTPLDLAALKSHVCAVC, encoded by the exons ATGGATCTCCAGCTAGTGTCTGAGGACCTGGAGAAGGCTGTGTCTACAGCTGTGGGGCAGGACAAGCATG GGACAGACATCCTGAACGACTCTGATGTCAGAGCTCCCATCAGCCCTCTACACCTCGCT GCGTACCACAGTCACCACCATGCTATGGAGGTCCTGGTTCAGTCTCTGCTGGATCTAGACGTGAGGGACAGCCAGGGGCGCACCCCTCTGGACCTGGCTGCCTTAAAAAGCCATGTGTGTGCCGTGTGTTGA